AACGACTTTTATGATAGATTTAATGTCACCAATTTTTACGGCTTGTTGTTTACCATAATTTCTATACATAGAATTCTTTAGGTTATTATATTCCTTTTTTTCGAGATCTgataaatttcttttagTGATTTTGCCAGTCATTTCATCAGCACCAATTGTTTCAATACCATTGGAAACtccaattaattttgaCTCTCTCAAATATGGCCATTTAGTATATACAATTGATTTCATAAATCTATTAGATATTTCATCAATAGTGACATCATCACCTTCATATACATTATTAATGTAGATGACCATTGATTGTTGCTTTGATGGTTGTTGGAACACAGCTGTTTCATTGTACTCTAATTTTGCATCAAATGGAATAGTATCAAAACTTGGAAACCCTGCAGATAAATACTTACCATCTTTTGCTTCTGGTAATAATCCATAACGAATTTCATGTAAATCTAATTTTTccatttcaaatttgatttCCATACAATGATTGTGCTTAATATCGCTAAAAACACCATTTAATGGACTTTTATAGACTTCATCCACTTGTGGATTGAATCTAAAAGTCAAATCGATACCAAAAGagtttctttctttttcctCAGGAGTTAGCTTTTCCAAGTAAGGTTGCATGGCAGTTACTAATCTATCTTCGTCAACGAAGGACAATAATACAACAGCTTCCCAGTCGGCACTCTTACCATTTTTGTCTAACTGTACCTCATTAGGATAGAAATCCAAAATTGGTGACTTTTCATCAAACATCAATGGTCTTAGAACTGCTGGTATTAAGTTTTTGGATCTTTCTGGCAACACAGCCATCAACTGTTGGAATGGGGTGAAAGGATGACGTTTTTCGAAAACAAATGTTTGGTCTAAACCCTTAGCTAAATCGGAAATTCTTGGAGCATAATGTCCCTTGTAGTACCAACTCCAGGATGGACAACCACGatagtaataatacaatACCCATTGTAAACCTTCCACATAATTTCTGGCGATTTCGGCGACATCTTCCTCGCtattaatatttacataCTCAACGGTTCTCTTTATCTCGGTATTATTGGTGGTATCATCGTTTTCGtcaaattttatttcttcttcagtgACGACTTTTTCTGAACCAAACAAGTTGAATTTATCTTGATAATATTCTCGCTTCCAAGCTTCGAATCTTGCATCATAAATTTCTTGTTCATtatctaattcttctttatcttcTACTAAAATTGCGTTCTGgtatttctttaaattagATTTAATCGATTTAATTCTCTCTTGatgttcttcttcagtTTCAACTGGGTTAATTGAATCTATATCTAAGTTCAATGAATAAGAATCCTTTGATTTCGAATGTGAAACAAATAGCCCCAAATCGAATGCGAAATTCTTCAAGaattctaaattttcaacaatatttgaatcGCTAAGTTCTAAAGATAATGCACTTTCGTTATCctttgataaattagatAATTCCTTTATTGGTTTTTGTGCTAAATTTAGTAACCAAGGTTTAATTGCACCAacaattttcttttgttgtttcaataataattttttgcCTTGTcttaatctttttttttcaccttctaaagaaatattttctaactGTTTATTAAACCAATCGACATCTATATCATCTTTTTCAAAGTTCATTAACTCGAACTGTGAAAGGTAATTCAACCATACACCTAATCtctttaaattaattttaccATTTTCATTGATGTAACCATCCAAGTGCAATAAAGCTTCTTTAAATGTTTGTAAGATGACAGGGAAAGCACctttatttaaatgtaaATCTGGTAAATTAGGTAAGAAATCATTACCAATAACGAACATAATAAGAATGAAATCATCTAAAATTCTATCAAATTCATACTTAAATTGTAAGTTAGttgatatttcaataaattctAAATTCATGTACTCTCTTAACAGTGATAGATGTAATAGGTagaaattttgtttttctaAAGGAAGACTACCACTATTATTACGTCTACCACCGAACTTAACTTCTTCTCTCAGTAGGGAAAAATGTGGATCATGGGTGGATAAACCTAACATGATCAGATCGGCATCTAAACCGTAAATACAATGTCTTGTATTTTGTTCGTAATCCTTTTGCGACCTCAGATTTCTTATGAAATCCATGATTTTATGCTCACCTTCACCTGGGACCTCATGTCCAGAGAAAACAACTTCAATGTTTTGCCAATTCAAATCGTTTGAAATCTTATCATGtatgaaatatttcaaatttctAGTTAATTTCGCCATGAATTCAGTACCTGGGGTAATAGAGTTCGAGTCGAAAGGTTCGCCCTTTGGTAACTCGTCACCATTGGCGATTGCTTTCTTCAGAGCGGTTTCAGCATCCATAGCGGTTCTGAATCTACGAGATCTCTGCTGGTTCATCTTAGCTCTTGGAGCAACACCATCGATTGCCATATAAAACACTTTCTTAGGTTTAATAGTGTTCAAAAGATGATCGATGTAGGCAAATATTTTAGCGTAAACCTCCTCCTCGGACAATCTCTGTCTAGTGTTATCCATATCATTACCATGTGTGCAATTATGAAGAATTGAGTTCATGTCCAAATACAAATTGTCGAATTCTGGAATCTGGTCATTCTCAATCAATTGCAAAATCAAAGGCCATCTCTCAGAGATGTACCTAAAAAACTTAGGAATACCCATATTTGTCTCTGTATATAGTCTATTGCCTTTGCTtctataaattaaaaaaataaggCGGGGTGCTTATCAATTATATCGCTAGTAGCAAACTTAGTGAAAACAAATTGCCGGCTTAGAGCAATTTTCAGAAGAACCTTCATAACACAGTAACTGCAACTAACCAACTTCCCCTTAActtatttgtatatttatatctttatattGAAAGATTAGTTATCCTTGCCTGTTCATCTTTCAGGTAAACGTTGTTTCttgaaactttttttacaaaaaatgattttcGTGTTGAGTGACCGAATGTGATAATCCGGGTGACCGGCCTTGGTCATGGAAGCACTCAGAGATCTCTGGAACCACTGGAGGTAGGTATCTCGATGACTTCCATGACTATATAAGGAGAGACAGCTGAAGGTTACAGGTTGTGGAAAGATGTTGAGGGTAGATGAACGATGTGTCAGAGTGCTAGTACACGAGGAGGTGTTGTTTACCTTCTTGTCCCGTCGTGGTGTCTTGGTTTCCGCGATCGATGAGCTCTCATTGGATTTTTCACATCATCCTTTTCTCCTTCTTAGCCACTCTTGTCACTGGGTTTCTTGATTTATGATGTTTTGTTTAAATGAGTGTAAGGTTGTTTTAGTTGTGCAAGCAGGTCAGCAAGGGAAGTAACGCAATCATACGCTGCCTGACAGATCTGCTTGCGCATCCCTCGTGAAGATGAGTCAGGAATTGTATAAGAAACTAAAGAGTGAAGGAAGTGTCAACTTCATTGGCGGTGGTCTGGCCGGCGCCGTCTCTAGAACGGTTGTTTCGCCATTCGAAAGGATCAAGATCATCTTGCAAGTGCAGAAGAAGACTGCCATTGACCAGAAGTTCAATGCAGGAATCTACGCATCATTAAAACATATATTTGACACGGAAGGCTGGAAGGGGATGTTTCGAGGTAATGGGATCAATTGCATACGAATCTTCCCGTATTCCGCAATACAGTTTATAGTGTACCAGAATAGTATGGTGCATCTGTTCAATAATGGCATTAGCACCAGTGTGAACGCGAATCGGGAGCTGGCAAGAGACTATCAACGATTGATATGCGGTTCTCTTTGCGGGTTCGCTAGTGTGTTTCTTACATACCCAATTGACTTGATTCGAACTCGCCTCTCGATCCAAACTTCGAACCTCTCAGTAATGGGGCCCACTTCCACGGCGATCAACGTGCACAATCCCCCGGGTTTTGCTGAGTTGTCCAAGAGAATCTGGCAAACAGAAGGGAAGGTATGGGGACTGTACCGAGGAGTGGTCCCGACTTGTCTTGGAGTGGTCCCCTATGTGGCGTTGAACTTTACGATATACGAAAAACTCAAGGACTTCACCATTCTCTCCCGGGGAGACCCTTCCGACGCCAGCAGCAGCAACCTTTTGAAAGTGTCGATCGGTGCAGTCAGTGGTGGCGTAGCGCAGACCATTGTGTACCCATTCGACCTGCTGCGCAGGAGGTTCCAAGTCATCAACATGGGCCAGCACCAGATGGGGTTCCGCTACACCGGCATCGCAAATGCCCTGTATACGATTGGCAAGCATGAAGGTGGGTTCAAGGCTTATTACAATGGCCTGACTATCAACCTGTTCAAAGTAGTGCCGTCGACGGCCGTGTCATGGCTGGTGTACGAGTTAGTGTGCGATTTTATGCGGGAGATTTGAGAGTGCAGCTTGGGAAGGTTGGGAAGGTTGCAAAGGTTGGGAAGAATCCATGCCAGGGTCAAGAGACCCTGGCATGGACATGTGCATCGACATATGCATAGACGTCCTGACACCCACCCTGACCGTAACCCGGCATTACCCGTCCCGGCGTTTTCGGGAAACCCCACGCAAGTTGCCCGGCCGTTGCAGCCAAAACCCCCAAAAAGTGGCACTTTTCCCGCTTCGTTCCCCCCCGCAAAACGACAGCTATCTGCCTGCCAACCCTGCTTAACTATGCTGCCCGCGCCCTGCTTAACTACCGCAGCCCAGCCCTCTGCCCGCTGCCCAAACTCGAGATCCTGAAATTTAATTCGTTCAAACCGTTATCGCCAActgtataaatatatgacAGCAACCATGAAAAGAgctttttgtttctttcaCTGACCATTGCGGTTGCGAAACAGTTTCTCTCTTTGGAGGTTTTCTATTCTGGAGGTGCATCAAGGATCGACTTGTCGGAGCACTATTAGACAATCTGATTCATTGTAGTACCAGCGCGATTTTAatcacatatatatatacatccATCCCACACGCATAAGATGAGACCAGCACAACTACTATTGGAGGCTGCCAAGAAGCAGTCAGGTTCCAAGATCCCTGTTGAATTGACGCCTTTATTCGTCGCCATGGGCGTTGCCTTATGTTCGGGTACGTATTTCACTTACAAGAAGTTCTGCTACGATGACAGTTTGCGAGTTTCCAAGAATCCAGAACAATCTGGGTTGGCTCATATTTTGgaagagaagaaataaGGTCTTGAAGTTGCCCGTGACCGCCCCCGAGGCGGGGGCCCTTGCCTTAGGTGGTCCGTTTccatttaatatattcactGTTTTTTGTCTTCGAACAGACATGTTTCTATGTTTTACTGTATAGATGTacgattatttaaaaaatgtattTCAATAAACAAAACTAATATTCTACGACAACTAGACGTCAGCTTTGCGGTGCACAGGTTAGTGTGTAAATGGCCGTCTGCACCGTGATTTTTGCATATCGAAAAAGgcaaaaaaagaaagccCTGTAGGGGGATCGAACCCCTAACCTTGTGATTAAGAGTCACACGCGCTACCGATTGAGCCAACAAGGCCTGCTTTCTGTGTTCGGAAACAAAATACATGATACTATACCGGCATTGCCGATGTCAAAAAAGTCATCCATTGACAGCACTCAATCACTGCCACTGCATGAACCAGTTACGTCGCAACTGCATATCACAGTCCCTTGCAAGTGCTCTCACATAAGGATGTGTGGTTCGCTGCCAGCCATGTGACGACAAACTCGCTCTTGGGCTCACAGTGCGTCGTGCGACGCGATGTTGGATCCGCTGCtgtgaaaaaaaatagatcgaaaccaaaaaaattttacgtcatctcatctcatctcatctcattATATACAGTaaagatatattaatattatttgaatacaGTTATATATTTGCATCCTTCTATTGCATAGTCTTGCTCTTCAGCATATTTGTCGAAGTTTGAGACTGAATATCACTAGGAAATATCGATTGATCAAAAGGCCAGATAACCATTCTTCTTCGAATCTATCtcttttttattgtctCTCGTTTTGTATagattgaaaaaaaatgagtaaaatcattaaacCAGTAAATAATTCGAGAACAGCGCATTTCCGTACTGTAGAGAGAGAGTCTCGTTTTATAAACCCTCCAAAGGACAAGTCTGCTTATCCCTTGCTGGAAGAAGCTGTCAAGCCACACGTCGGTTCCTTTAATGCATTGACCGAAGGTGAAGATGGTGGTTTATTGAACCAAGGTGTTAAGGACATTGGTGAAAAGATCATATTTGAT
The Tetrapisispora phaffii CBS 4417 chromosome 8, complete genome DNA segment above includes these coding regions:
- the XRN1 gene encoding chromatin-binding exonuclease XRN1 (similar to Saccharomyces cerevisiae KEM1 (YGL173C); ancestral locus Anc_8.126) is translated as MGIPKFFRYISERWPLILQLIENDQIPEFDNLYLDMNSILHNCTHGNDMDNTRQRLSEEEVYAKIFAYIDHLLNTIKPKKVFYMAIDGVAPRAKMNQQRSRRFRTAMDAETALKKAIANGDELPKGEPFDSNSITPGTEFMAKLTRNLKYFIHDKISNDLNWQNIEVVFSGHEVPGEGEHKIMDFIRNLRSQKDYEQNTRHCIYGLDADLIMLGLSTHDPHFSLLREEVKFGGRRNNSGSLPLEKQNFYLLHLSLLREYMNLEFIEISTNLQFKYEFDRILDDFILIMFVIGNDFLPNLPDLHLNKGAFPVILQTFKEALLHLDGYINENGKINLKRLGVWLNYLSQFELMNFEKDDIDVDWFNKQLENISLEGEKKRLRQGKKLLLKQQKKIVGAIKPWLLNLAQKPIKELSNLSKDNESALSLELSDSNIVENLEFLKNFAFDLGLFVSHSKSKDSYSLNLDIDSINPVETEEEHQERIKSIKSNLKKYQNAILVEDKEELDNEQEIYDARFEAWKREYYQDKFNLFGSEKVVTEEEIKFDENDDTTNNTEIKRTVEYVNINSEEDVAEIARNYVEGLQWVLYYYYRGCPSWSWYYKGHYAPRISDLAKGLDQTFVFEKRHPFTPFQQLMAVLPERSKNLIPAVLRPLMFDEKSPILDFYPNEVQLDKNGKSADWEAVVLLSFVDEDRLVTAMQPYLEKLTPEEKERNSFGIDLTFRFNPQVDEVYKSPLNGVFSDIKHNHCMEIKFEMEKLDLHEIRYGLLPEAKDGKYLSAGFPSFDTIPFDAKLEYNETAVFQQPSKQQSMVIYINNVYEGDDVTIDEISNRFMKSIVYTKWPYLRESKLIGVSNGIETIGADEMTGKITKRNLSDLEKKEYNNLKNSMYRNYGKQQAVKIGDIKSIIKVVPVTGLARDSTGAYVKTFGSQIEYYPVQLMVDSIINVDKRFVEKPPQPIDQEFPEGSKVVFLGDYAYGGTATIDGYSSGSRLKLSVEKRSIRSEPTIGKIRHDIDKKLIKYQPSYIVSKTLKFHPLFLSKITSKYLVAGIDGRRVDVGIPIKFEGRRQKVLGYARRSVKGWEYSNLTIDLLNHYKKTFPEFIDKLARLKTNDIPNIGELYPELTNVKAAELLDRVKTWLKNATENFVTVSLESDSLSKASINAIEEAIIPYSTFAEQSEIKQLAKVPREAILDPKESLTKLRSQRFDLGDRVIYIQSSGKVPLFSKGTVVGYTTLPHSISVQVLFDNEIVAGNRFGGRLRTNRGLGLDASYLLNISNRQFIYHSKASKKTGGEQKNTAASIEAKKERVAKIRTARAQDLLTHINDNKSNTSAANDANIAPAAALPPIRHAANHIYSAVLNQYSNEGPATGNPQPISESNGDNQAGLPYHLPPGFVPPNPMMFSPPPHGPTGLPLPMGNFMHPPQGMFPPPVPMPMNGAMQHPPVDQKGSAELKSFIKNKKPQDDNKKNTSHKKHPQQNKNRNNGKKTAKNPSNKDTN
- the MRX21 gene encoding Mrx21p (similar to Saccharomyces cerevisiae YPR011C; ancestral locus Anc_8.115) codes for the protein MSQELYKKLKSEGSVNFIGGGLAGAVSRTVVSPFERIKIILQVQKKTAIDQKFNAGIYASLKHIFDTEGWKGMFRGNGINCIRIFPYSAIQFIVYQNSMVHLFNNGISTSVNANRELARDYQRLICGSLCGFASVFLTYPIDLIRTRLSIQTSNLSVMGPTSTAINVHNPPGFAELSKRIWQTEGKVWGLYRGVVPTCLGVVPYVALNFTIYEKLKDFTILSRGDPSDASSSNLLKVSIGAVSGGVAQTIVYPFDLLRRRFQVINMGQHQMGFRYTGIANALYTIGKHEGGFKAYYNGLTINLFKVVPSTAVSWLVYELVCDFMREI
- the MRA1 gene encoding Mra1p (similar to Saccharomyces cerevisiae YPR010C-A; ancestral locus Anc_8.114); its protein translation is MRPAQLLLEAAKKQSGSKIPVELTPLFVAMGVALCSGTYFTYKKFCYDDSLRVSKNPEQSGLAHILEEKK